TCCATTAAGCATTAAGCTGATgggaaaaaattacaatttgaaGGATACAATACTCAGAAAGAGCGTGCTCATCCTTTAAGACTTTTCCTCTAAATATCAGCCGTTGCTGATTAACTGGAACACCAATTTCATTTGCAattttctctttgaacaacgAGACGGGCATCTGAAATGATTTTGAAGACAAGTTTTAGGATTATACCCTAACCTACATATATTTACCTCAAACAGGACTCAAAACACAAGAATGTCAGGAATAGATATTATTGCTTACATTTTTGTCCACTTGAAAACTGTAGATGCGGGAATCTAGAGTCTTGATATTGAGCTGAACAGTTGAATCTGAACATTCTGCTGAAATGTTTCCAGTACTGGAGCCTTCATTGGAGGACTGACCCGCCATGCTGTTGGTTCAGCTGCAAAGTCTTGGACCAAGGAATTCAACAGAACTGACCCAGACAATAAGATACCAAAGTAGCTGCAAATGCAAAACAATGCAGATGTAGGGCCATAATAATCATTCAACGAGTGAAAGAGATTCATTGAGGCATCAGAAGAAAACCTAAAGCAGAACTTCCAAAGCATGTAGCAAATATTTCATATCGTATTCTACTATAACCATAAACAGGACTGAGCAGTAAAAACAGCACAATAACACACTATGCTTGTATGGCCAGTGGTGCAACATATCTAACACAACAGTGtgcaaaaaaaaagatatgcaATGTAAAACCCGGTAACTCTTCATATTCAgtcattaaattgtaaaatcCAGTAAATAACAGGTTATCACTGTATtgcaaatataaatatgaatatatgattATACTATGCATCCTTTTATCCATCCAAACGACTCATAAAAAAGCTCAGTGTCATTGGACATATCAATAAGGTTTTTGGGCACTAGCAGATTTTGATGATACatttatccaaacataaaaaCATCTAGAAACCATCACAATAATGTTGACTGATGCATATGCAATCAAGACACGTCAATAAGGCTATgttatatcaaataaaaataagcgCAAACCAACACAGatacaaaaattatttgagattCGTTAAAGCAATTAGGCATGTAAAAAGCCTAAAAACTTGGTCAGATTTTGATAGTCAATTACAGTGGAAAACAACTATGAAATATTGAAACGAAATCGACACATGAATCGGGAGATTCTGAGTTATAATAAAAAGAGTAGCATACATGATTACATTAGGAATAGCATATGAAAGTGCGATTGAAACGAAATTGACACATGAATCGGGAGATTCTGAGTTATAATAAAAAGAGTAGCACACATGATTACATTAGGAATAGCATATGAAAGTGCGATTGAaggttgaaaaataaattgagcaCAGGGAACTAAAGTACCTAGATTGAATAGAGGAAGTTCGCGAGGCTAGtgtgaagaagagaaaaagaaatagaagaggTGGTAAGATCTGCGTTTAGAAGATTCTAGAGAGCTTTGGGCGAAAAAGAAAAGAGCAGAGAgattggtttaaaaaaaaagtgctcACCGTGACTCACCGGAAATGGAGATGAAGATGGATTGGATTTGGAGGGCATATGAATATGATCTTTGGAGAAGGGGACGATGCTACTGCTAGCTAATCAGTAATCACCAATGCATAAACACAACACATGCCTTCGTTCCAACGTTTTCATTCCTCGTCATAGACTTAAAGAAGGGGCAACAAGTTCTCTACGAGTCTTCTGGACTGGACTGGCTACCCCCTCGGCCCATTCTGGCCCAGTTGCGGGCGGcctttcatttaataaatatttctaatagatataaattattttatctaatattattaatttttttcttataaaacatataatttactcagttatattaatttatattttttatatcttggtatttataattttttattgtattaatttttcatttttatattctaaagataaacttattatttgtaaatggacattattctattttattaaagtttaaACTTAAGTATTATactatgatatattttattagacTTTTACGGATATTTTGAATGTTAAAAACTTGtacaattatgtttattttagtttttattgttacaaagttatgtaatatattatatttatttataaacatattataaactatttaattattattattttattaatgtccATTCAATCAtggttttaattattattattttattaatgtccATTCAATCATGGTTTAATCATGGTAGAATCATTGGATCTTGATCCAATGTCTTGGTCGGTTTAatgatcaatttaattttaaaaatattaatattttggttatagttaacaaaattagtttcaaactagaaaattagttgaaaattaaaaattattaaattataagtatttgagATAACTATTGGTTgaaatgattgaaaattataaaataataaaaataaacatatttatatgatatttttacataaattttaattttattttatagataaaaatatatattgaggtGTTATATATAAGGCCTTATTAAGTTTTTGGTctctacaaaataaaatgttttcttaaaagtgtttttatcttcttttagtcttttaaaatttaaatatttttttaatttaatgtctgtcaaaatacttttgaaatgaaataatgaagGATAAATAATCTCAAGACAATGAATCAAGATAGGATcaatataataatgaaataattcaactttcttgtttgttgttttttagaagaaaaaaaaagttattttatggGTAAGTGAATATTTTAAAGCATATCATTAGTAATGTGAATCGATTGTTTTTTTTCCCAACGACAtcaacacaaaagaaaaaagaaaacagaacagaagaaaaaaaaaatgttaaaacaaagtgtttcctcTTCTAGGTTTTTTTAGGctataaagtaattttttattttccataaaaagtacatgatataaatataattcattttaaaaaaattaacataagttaACACTGTTAGAGAAAGGAACgacaaataaatgttttaaaaaggaGGAGTGTATGTGTAATTAATATGAAACACAAGGGTTTCACTATAATCTACTTTAACTTAAAAGAATAAGGTTTTCATTCccctcacttttttatttattttctcagtTAGTGTTATATTTCATACATTACTCTTGCAATTAACAAAaggatttaaaatatttcaattatagTGAGTAAAATACTTTTGAAGTTTCAAATTACAacgatataaaattaaattaatttttaaaaccttttcaTTTCTCTAGTAAACCAAACAAGAAAATGACTATTTCCCTTACCTTCCATTTAAATCATTCTCATCCCTTCCTCTCAACAAACATAATGTCTAATCAAGATCTCCTGTGTTCCTTTAGCTCCATTAAaattcatcatcttttgttccttcatttgaaataaaaatttattttgtgaacCAAACAAGAAAATGTTGTTTTTCCTCACTTCATCAAAATCCATATCCTCCCCCTTTATTAATCAAACaatatatctaataaaaatTCCTATCctctttttcattaatatttttcttctcattttcactCCTTTTGAACCAAACAATCCATACATCATCTCAAAGTattctccttttatttttatccatatattaattttttttgtttatctctTTCACTTTACTTTTTATTACAAAGCCAATGGATGTCATGAACAACAAATTCCTCCTTTTCCATCCACCGAAGatgttactattacaaaatcaaCAAAGAACTAAAATCAGATGCATCCTATCAAAATACAATTGTAATGTCAAGACGAGAATCTTTACTGTTGCAAAGACTCTGACACTACTGAGTCTATctacaaaataaatttcattgtaAAAAGGACCTTGCGACAAAGTAAATGAACAGTAATTTTACTGTTCTTGACTGAAGGGATCTTTGTCTTTTCCTTTCCGTTTTTCTATATAAAGGGTCTTTCGAGCTCAGTTGTACACACTCCAGAGACACTACAAAAATAAGTgagagaaatagaaagaaaaaagtttgtAATAGTGCTTTGTGCAATAATATCAAGCTTATTTTCAAATCTTCCCCCTCTTGATCTTTTTCGTCAATTTGTAAGTATAACATCCACCATGTCTGGCTAAATTCTCCGAAGGCACCCTCAAGGGGCGTTAGTTATCTTCATTTAGAAAATGCGAGTATAATTTAGAACCcagatatttattttacttttgaatttttgttttgtttttcaaaaacttagAACAAAGGTGTGCCCTTGATATCTGTTTTTGAAAAGTAATGGAAATCCTTTATGGTTAGGCTGGTGCTTGGAGGAAAATAAGATCATGGTAAGACCCTAAGAGTTTGGGTGGTAAGGATCTTGGCTTAGTAGTCAGAAAATCGATAAGGATCCCgtatttgtatttaaaaaaaaaagtttgacatcatcatattttatattttactgaAATGAGATAACTTATAGTGTTCACTTAAAGCGTGTCCTCTATtcatctaatttaattttttcttccacTTATGACTTActctttatttttaactatgtattttatttatctgttataatataatataaatttaactaGAGAGGTTTTGCCACCTTTCCTAATCTATATTATATTATCGTACTATCCTTacatactattatttttatttgtttgttgtttaaaaaatacaagCGACTCGATATTTAATGAGACgcggaagtttttttttttttttaagtaaaatttatattaatgatatattttatatcaaatattCAAATCACTACTTTGATATACCGGAAAAaagttcttttttactttaagaactATAATTAtagttcttcttcttcaaactttttttttaaaattctggaaaaatagtatattttaaaatacaaacatattcaaataaaaaataaaaaaaataaaaaaatcaataaattttacaattaaaccATCCCAGGATAATTGTTCGTTAGGACTTAGGAAGAGTTTTTCGATAAACATGGTTTCCCTCACCGTTTTTTCTTCTCCTGCTTTTCAGCCCTTCCAAAGAAAGGGTAAAAGATGAACATTCATGATTTATCCTTGTAAGGCggtgacaaaaaataatatagaaaagaAGATACCAACTAGAAGTGGAAACAAGGAAAAGCGGGTGGTGACTgtatagtataaaataaaattgtgcccATAGAAATAGAATAGTGACAGACACACTCGTGAATCGTGATTTAGCATTTACCACACCAAAATCAATCTGCGGAGTCAGAAAGCCATGGATCCCTACAAGGtttgctcttcttttcttttcttttcggaTTAGATTCGATTAAATTTCTCAACTTGCTTGTTATTTTGACTGTGTTTTGTTTTCCATTTAGAATCGGCCATCAAGCGCCTTCAATTCTCCCTTCTGGACTACAAATTCCGGTGCTCCCATCTGGAACAATAACTCATCGCTGACTGTTGGATCTAGAGGTAtggtatttaatatttttcattgaattGAATTAGGTTAATTAATACTAGTATTGGGAATTGAATTGGGGCATGCAGGTCCAATTCTGCTGGAGGATTACCATCTGGTGGAGAAGCTTGCAAACTTTGACAGGGAACGGATCCCCGAACGTGTTGTCCACGCTCGTGGAGCTAGCGCAAAGGGTTTCTTTGAAGTCACGCATGACATTTCTCACCTCACATGTGCCGATTTCCTTCGAGCCCCTGGAGTTCAGACCCCCCTCATCGTCCGTTTCTCCACTGTTATCCACGAGCGTGGCAGCCCCGAAACCCTCAGGGATCCCAGAGGTTTTGCTGTCAAATTCTACACCAGAGAGGGTAACTTCGACCTTGTGGGAAACAACTTCCCTGTCTTCTTCGTCCGCGATGGCCTCAAGTTTCCTGACATGGTTCATGCCCTCAAACCCAACCCCAAGTCCCACATCCAGGAGAATTGGAGGATCCTCGATTTCTTCTCCCACCATCCCGAAAGCCTTCACATGTTCTCCTTCTTATTCGACGACGTTGGTATCCCTCAAGATTACAGGCATATGGATGGCTTCGGTGTCAACACCTACACCCTTATCAACAAGGCCGGCAAAGCACTCTATGTCAAATTTCATTGGAAGACCACCTCTGGCGAAAAGTCTCTTTTGGACGACGAGGCCATCAGGGTTGGAGGATCCAACCACAGTCATGCCACCCAGGACCTTTACGATTCAATTGCTGCTGGAAACTATCCTGAGTGGAAACTCTACATCCAA
This region of Glycine soja cultivar W05 chromosome 17, ASM419377v2, whole genome shotgun sequence genomic DNA includes:
- the LOC114393204 gene encoding catalase-1/2, coding for MDPYKNRPSSAFNSPFWTTNSGAPIWNNNSSLTVGSRGPILLEDYHLVEKLANFDRERIPERVVHARGASAKGFFEVTHDISHLTCADFLRAPGVQTPLIVRFSTVIHERGSPETLRDPRGFAVKFYTREGNFDLVGNNFPVFFVRDGLKFPDMVHALKPNPKSHIQENWRILDFFSHHPESLHMFSFLFDDVGIPQDYRHMDGFGVNTYTLINKAGKALYVKFHWKTTSGEKSLLDDEAIRVGGSNHSHATQDLYDSIAAGNYPEWKLYIQTLDPENEDRLDFDPLDVTKTWPEDVLPLQPVGRMVLNKNIDNFFAENEQLAFCPAIIVPGVYYSDDKLLQTRVFSYADTQRHRLGPNYLQLPANAPKCAHHNNHHDGFMNFMHRDEEVNYFPSRYDPVRHAEKVPVPPRILGGKREKCMIEKENNFKQPGERYRSWPSDRQERFVRRWVDALSDPRVTHEIRSIWISYWSQADRSLGQKIASHLNLKPSI